DNA from Mesorhizobium loti R88b:
TGCGCTCCAGCCCCCACAACTGGCCGAGGATCATCGAGAACAGCGGGATCGCGGCAACGAGGATGGCGGCCATCGCCGTGCCGATGCGCGGCGTTGCGTAGGACAGGCCGATCAGCTGTGCCGCGACTGTCGTCGCGCCAACCACGACGAAATGCCGCCAGCCGGCGCTGAAATCAAGCCGCCGCCGTGTCGCGGCGGCCAACAGGAAGAGCGTCGTGCCGGCGATCAGCGACCGCAGGGTGACCGCGCCGACCCAGCCAAAGGCATGCACGACCTTGAGCAGGACAAGGAACGACAGGCCCCAGGTGACGGCCAGGAAGGCGTAGGCGGCGATGTCCCTGGGTTTCATGGGTGGGGCCCGGTGGGAAGGTGCGAAGGAGACGCTGCCACGGCCCTATCGTTTCAACCAGCGACTGACAAGGGCGGGTGCATGGTCCAGGGGCACGCGGATCAGACAGGTCTCAGATGGCCGCCGCTTACTCCATATTCCTCGTTAAGGTCGAGCAGGAAATGGCCGAAAACCGTGCTTCTGCTAAGATCAACCACGATCACAAGAAGGGCGTTGAACCTGCCTGTGCCGATCAGAACTTGGTCAAACCGGTTTTGGGCGTCCCGATAAACATAGTGTACGTCGTTCAGATAGGGCACACCGATTTCGTCCAGGTCTAGCGCGTCGACATAAGGCCATATGTCTACTGGAGCCTCCGCAACGGTGGTGACGTTCGTCATGGGCTCTGCAAAGCAAGCCTTGAACTCGTCTTCCTGAAGTCTGCGAGTGACGACCATCGCGCATTCTAGTGGCTTGCATCGAAAGTTCGCAACGGTGGCAGACGGGTACTTCCTTTTCCCATACGGGGAGAACGGAAAAGCTCTACTTCCCCGGTCGCCCCGTCTTGCCAGGCCGGCGCTTTTCGCGGCGGGCGTCGCCTGGATCCTCGTAGGAGCCGATGCCAGCGCGCTGGCGGACGGTTGGTTTGGCGCCGTGATCCTTCGCGCCCCCCTCTGTCCTGCCGGACATCTCCCCCACTTGGGGGGAGATCGGCGGCTTTGCCGGCACTTTTCCTTCGACCGGCTTTTCCGTCCGCCGCACCGTCATCTCGTCCAGCGAATTCTTCTTGAACAGCGGCTTGGTGGCATCGCCGGGGATGCCGAAGTCGGAGCCATGCGCCTCCTCGGCCGATTGCTTCTTGAACAGCGATCGCGATACGGCACCCGCTGGCGTCGGCATGTCGGTGCCCGGCCCCATATCGTCAATCGAGGGTTTGGAAAACAGCGGCTTTTTCACCGGCACGGCGCCGTCGGCGCCCATCTCGTCAAGCGCCGGCTTCCGGAAGAGGTTGGTCCGGGCAGCCCTGGCCGCCTCTTCGGCGGCGCGGGCTTCGTCGAGCTTGCGGAAACGCTCCTGTTCCTCGGATGTACGATGTTTGGCCACGCCCTTGTTGTGCTTGCCCTTTTCGCGACCCGAGACCGGGCTTTCCATGTCGGCATATTTGGCCAGCGGGTCTTCGGAGATCGACAGTTCCATCTCACGCAGGCGCTTGATTTCGTCGCGGATACGGGCCGCCTTCTCGAAGTCGAGATTGGTGGCGGCGTCGCGCATCTGCTTCTCCATGGCGTCGAGATGCGCCTTGAGATTGTTGCCCATCATGGCGCCGGCGCTGTCGGTGAACTGCGAGATGTCGGCGCGGACATGGTCCTTCTCGTAGACCGAGTCCAGAATGTCTGAGATGCGCGACTTCACGGATTCCGGCGTGATGCCGTTGGCCTCGTTCCACTCCATCTGCTTTTCGCGGCGGCGGCTGGTTTCGGCCATCGCGCGTTCCATCGAGCCGGTGACCTGGTCGGCATAGAGGATGACCTTGCCGTCGACGTTGCGGGCGGCGCGGCCGATGGTCTGGATCAGCGACGTCTCGGAACGCAGAAACCCTTCCTTGTCGGCATCGAGAATGGCGACGAAACCGCATTCGGGGATGTCGAGACCTTCGCGCAGAAGGTTGATGCCGACCAGCACGTCGAAGGCGCCAAGGCGCAAATCCCTAAGGATCTCGATGCGCTCCAGCGTGTCGATGTCGGAGTGCATGTAGCGAACGCGCACGCCCTGTTCATGCAGGTATTCGGTCAGGTCCTCGGCCATGCGCTTGGTCAGCACCGTCACCAGCGTGCGGTAGCCGGCCTTGGTGGTGTCGCGGATCTCGCCGACGACATCGTCGACCTGGCTTTTGGCCGGGCGCACCTCGACCGGCGGATCGATCAGGCCGGTCGGCCGGATGACCTGCTCGGCGAAGACACCGCCCGCCTGTTCCATTTCCCAGCCGCCCGGCGTCGCCGAGACAGCGACGGAGAGCGGGCGCATGGCGTCCCATTCCTCGAAACGTAGCGGCCGGTTGTCCATGCAGGAGGGCAAGCGGAAGCCGTATTCCGCCAGCGTCGCCTTGCGCCGAAAGTCGCCGCGATACATGCCGCCGATCTGCGGCACGGTGACGTGGCTTTCGTCGATGAAGACCAGCGCATTGTCGGGAATGTATTCGAACAGGGTCGGCGGCGGATCGCCTGGCTGGCGGCCGGTGAGATAGCGCGAATAGTTCTCGATACCAGCGCAAGAGCCGGTGGCTTCCAGCATTTCGAGATCGAAGCGGCAGCGCTGTTCCAGCCGCTGGGCTTCGAGCAGACGGCCGGCGCGCTCCAGCTCGACGAGCCGCTGTTTGAGCTCTTCCTTGATCGACTTGATCGCCTGGTTGAGCGTCGGGCGCGGCGTCACATAGTGCGAATTGGCGTAGATCTTCACGCTTTTCAACTCGCCGGTCTTCTGGCCAGTCAGCGGGTCGAATTCGGTGATCTGCTCGATCTCGTCGCCGAACATCGAGATGCGCCAGGCGCGGTCTTCCAGGTGGGCGGGGAATATCTCGATCGTGTCGCCGCGCACGCGGAACGAGCCGCGGACGAAATTGATGTCTTGGCGCTTGTACTGCTGGGCGACGAGATCGGCGAGCAGGGCGCGCTGGTCGAGCCGGTCGCCGATCTGCATCTGGAAGGTCATCGCCGTATAGGTCTCGACCGAGCCGATACCGTAGATGCAGGACACCGAGGCGACGATGATGACGTCGTCGCGCTCAAGCAGCGAGCGCGTCGCCGAATGGCGCATGCGGTCGATCTGTTCGTTGATCGAGGATTCCTTCTCGATGAAGGTGTCGGTGCGCGGAACGTAGGCTTCCGGCTGGTAATAATCGTAATAGGAGACGAAATACTCCACCGCATTGTCGGGGAAGAATTTCTTGAACTCCGAATAGAGCTGCGCGGCCAGCGTCTTGTTGGGCGCCAGGATCAAGGCAGGGCGCTGCGTCTGCTCGATCACCTTGGCCATGGTGAATGTTTTTCCCGAGCCGGTGACGCCGAGCAGCACCTGGGTGCGGTCGTTGTTGTCGACACCTTCGACCAGGTCCTTGATCGCGGTCGGCTGGTCGCCGGCGGGCTCGAAGTCCGACACCATCTTGATGGCGATGCCGCCTTCGGATTTTTCCGGGCGGGCAGGGCGATGCGGCGTCCACAGCACGCCGTCCTTGTGCAGCGGATTGCCGGATTCGATCAGCGCCGACAGCGCCGCCACCGTGGCTGTGACGCTGCTCGAGGCCATGGTCTCGGCGTCTTCCAGCGAGATATCGAGGCCTGCGACCGGATTGAGGCCGGCCGCAGTCCGCTCCCTGGCCGTTGCCGCGCCACCCATCGAAGTGCCACGCGAACTGCGACCCGGGGCGGCGGAGCGCTCGGGAATCTTCTTCGACGGTTTTGGCGATTTGCCGCCGTCGCCCTTGCCGATCTGACGCCCTTCCTTCTCGGCCTCCTGCTCGATCTGCTCTGCCCAATCCGCGATCGACCCCGCGAGCGGCGTGCCCGACAGTTCGGGCTGCGGCATCTCGGCGAAGCCGCCTCTGTGCAGCGGCTCCGAAGCGTCGAGGAAATCGGTCAGCGGACTGCGCCGCTTGGGCGCGGCGCGGTCGTCATTCGCCGTCGGGGGCGTTCTCTTGTCGGGGGATTTGGCCATGTCCGGAATATGGGAGGTCTTG
Protein-coding regions in this window:
- the uvrB gene encoding excinuclease ABC subunit UvrB encodes the protein MAKSPDKRTPPTANDDRAAPKRRSPLTDFLDASEPLHRGGFAEMPQPELSGTPLAGSIADWAEQIEQEAEKEGRQIGKGDGGKSPKPSKKIPERSAAPGRSSRGTSMGGAATARERTAAGLNPVAGLDISLEDAETMASSSVTATVAALSALIESGNPLHKDGVLWTPHRPARPEKSEGGIAIKMVSDFEPAGDQPTAIKDLVEGVDNNDRTQVLLGVTGSGKTFTMAKVIEQTQRPALILAPNKTLAAQLYSEFKKFFPDNAVEYFVSYYDYYQPEAYVPRTDTFIEKESSINEQIDRMRHSATRSLLERDDVIIVASVSCIYGIGSVETYTAMTFQMQIGDRLDQRALLADLVAQQYKRQDINFVRGSFRVRGDTIEIFPAHLEDRAWRISMFGDEIEQITEFDPLTGQKTGELKSVKIYANSHYVTPRPTLNQAIKSIKEELKQRLVELERAGRLLEAQRLEQRCRFDLEMLEATGSCAGIENYSRYLTGRQPGDPPPTLFEYIPDNALVFIDESHVTVPQIGGMYRGDFRRKATLAEYGFRLPSCMDNRPLRFEEWDAMRPLSVAVSATPGGWEMEQAGGVFAEQVIRPTGLIDPPVEVRPAKSQVDDVVGEIRDTTKAGYRTLVTVLTKRMAEDLTEYLHEQGVRVRYMHSDIDTLERIEILRDLRLGAFDVLVGINLLREGLDIPECGFVAILDADKEGFLRSETSLIQTIGRAARNVDGKVILYADQVTGSMERAMAETSRRREKQMEWNEANGITPESVKSRISDILDSVYEKDHVRADISQFTDSAGAMMGNNLKAHLDAMEKQMRDAATNLDFEKAARIRDEIKRLREMELSISEDPLAKYADMESPVSGREKGKHNKGVAKHRTSEEQERFRKLDEARAAEEAARAARTNLFRKPALDEMGADGAVPVKKPLFSKPSIDDMGPGTDMPTPAGAVSRSLFKKQSAEEAHGSDFGIPGDATKPLFKKNSLDEMTVRRTEKPVEGKVPAKPPISPQVGEMSGRTEGGAKDHGAKPTVRQRAGIGSYEDPGDARREKRRPGKTGRPGK